TAGCCGACATGAACGCACTTTCCCCCGAAATCGCCGAAATCCGGCAGCGGGCCGCCGAAGCGCAGGAGCAGCTGAAGCACGTGTCGGCCACCGCGACAAGCCCGGACGGAGCGGTCACCGCGACCGTCAACACCGCCGGTGCGCTGCAGGAACTCACCTTCGGACCGCGCGCCGACGAGATGCCGCGAACCGCGCTCGCCGCCGCCGTGCTGGCCACCGCCCGACGCGCGCAGGCGCAGGCCGCACAGCAACTGACCGCGATCATGGCACCCGTCATCGGCGAACACAGCGACGCGATGAAATTCCTCGAAGAACAGATTCCGGAGCCGGATGTTCCGGCGGAAGAAAGCGATCCGCGTCCGCCGTCCGCGGGCCGGGGCCGGCCGGCTCCGGCGAACGACGACGACTACTTCGACAACGGCCCGCTGACGGGGAGGCGCGACTGATGGCCGACGGGTACCAGGTCCACCTGGAGGCACTGCAACAGCACCAGGGCGACGTCCAGAACATCGCTCAGGGCGTGCACACCGCGGCCCAGGCGTGCGCCGCGGGCCAGGCCATGGGCGATCTTTCGTTCGGCATCATCGGCCAGCCGTTCGCGGCTGTGATGGAGTCGTTCACCGGGTCCGCCGGTGCGTTCATCGGCCAGGTCGCGGCCGCCGCCGACGACATCGCCGACCGGCTGCAGGCCGCGCACGACGCCTACGACACCCACGAGCAGCACGCCAAAGGCACCATCGACGGCGTCGGCAAGGAGATCCCGGCATGAGCGGCAACCCGCTGGTCGCGACGGCCGAAGCGCCGTCCGGCGCGACGACGAACATGGGCTCCTCGGACAACGAGTGGAACAACCTCAACGCGCAGACCTCCGGAGCCGGGATCTTCAACGACGTGGCGTCGACGATCACCGACGCCCGGGCCGGCGACTGGGTAAATCTGGGGCTGGACGCCGTCACCGACGGCCTGGACCTGCTCGGGGTGGCGATGGACCCGCTCGGCGCGCTCGCCAGCGCGGGCGTTGGCTGGCTCATCGAGCACATCAGCTTCCTCAAGGACGGCCTCGACAAGCTGGCCGGCAACCCAGAGGCGGTCACCGCCAAGGCCACGACCTGGGCGAACATCGCCAAGCAGCTCGAGGAAAGCGCAGGCCAGTACCAGCAGGCCGCGGCGAAGGTCCAGCCCGATTTCCAGGGCCAGGGCGGTTCGGCCTACCAGACC
This sequence is a window from Amycolatopsis benzoatilytica AK 16/65. Protein-coding genes within it:
- a CDS encoding YbaB/EbfC family nucleoid-associated protein, with translation MNALSPEIAEIRQRAAEAQEQLKHVSATATSPDGAVTATVNTAGALQELTFGPRADEMPRTALAAAVLATARRAQAQAAQQLTAIMAPVIGEHSDAMKFLEEQIPEPDVPAEESDPRPPSAGRGRPAPANDDDYFDNGPLTGRRD
- a CDS encoding type VII secretion target; the protein is MADGYQVHLEALQQHQGDVQNIAQGVHTAAQACAAGQAMGDLSFGIIGQPFAAVMESFTGSAGAFIGQVAAAADDIADRLQAAHDAYDTHEQHAKGTIDGVGKEIPA